A single window of Zea mays cultivar B73 chromosome 10, Zm-B73-REFERENCE-NAM-5.0, whole genome shotgun sequence DNA harbors:
- the LOC100192658 gene encoding transcription factor TGAL6 isoform X5, with protein sequence MELYPGYLQDHFNIHKLSRLQPLPTSGAPARYVTSGPVGAMGIYERQRHLVPTGVWGEPFRLDADAVAMPLPLAAFPSVTVATPAPLDVVEPEAEEIKLGKRLVLPLGLQAQQDDVPRMQEAPPSSDSFSHDDDDARPRDKRRLAQNREAARKSRLRKKAYIRNLETSRVKLAQLEQELIMARRQQHGAYGVGGGVAPPAAPVDPRVAAFELEYAHWVEEQSRQATELRAALQSHAPDVQLRVLVDAALAHYGALFQAKARAARSDAFFVLSGVWRSPAERFFLWIAGFRPSDLLKVLEPQLSPLMDHQASEVRKLQNTARQLEDALSQGMSKLQQTLVDTLMTVDVSPDGAGGGYAGQQMACAVGKLADLVDFVDKADHLRQQTLRNMHKILTPRQAARGLLALADYGQRLRALSSLWAARPREPA encoded by the exons ATGGAGCTTTACCCTGGATATCTTCAAGACCATTTCAACATCCACAAACTCAG TCGTCTGCAGCCGCTGCCGACGAGCGGCGCGCCCGCCCGCTACGTGACATCGGGTCCCGTCGGGGCCATGGGGATCTACGAGCGGCAGCGCCACCTGGTGCCCACCGGCGTGTGGGGGGAACCGTTCCGGCTCGACGCCGACGCCGTGGCCATGCCCCTGCCCCTGGCCGCGTTCccctcggtcaccgtggccacgCCGGCGCCGCTCGACGTCGTCGAGCCGGAAGCAGAGGAGATCAAGCTCGGCAAACGACTGGTACTTCCGCTTGGT TtgcaggcgcagcaggacgacgtgcCGCGGATGCAAGAAGCGCCGCCGTCGTCGGATAGCTTCAGCCACGACGATGACGACGCTAGGCCGAGAGACAAG AGACGGCTCGCGCAGAACAGAGAGGCAGCTCGGAAGAGCCGGCTACGGAAGAAG GCGTACATACGGAACCTCGAGACGAGCCGCGTGAAGCTGGCGCAGCTGGAGCAGGAGCTCATAATGGCCAGGCGCCAGCAG CACGGCGCGTACGGCGTGGGAGGAGGAGTCGCACCGCCGGCGGCGCCCGTGGACCCGCGCGTCGCTGCGTTCGAGCTGGAGTACGCGCACTGGGTGGAGGAGCAGAGCAGGCAGGCGACGGAGCTGCGGGCGGCGCTGCAGTCGCACGCGCCGGACGTCCAGCTGCGGGTCCTCGTCGACGCCGCGCTGGCGCACTACGGCGCGCTGTTCCAGGCCAAGGCGAGGGCAGCCCGGTCCGACGCCTTCTTCGTGCTGTCCGGCGTGTGGCGGTCCCCCGCGGAGCGCTTCTTCCTCTGGATCGCCGGCTTCCGCCCCTCCGACCTGCTCAAGGTGCTGGAGCCGCAGCTGAGCCCGCTCATGGACCACCAGGCGTCCGAGGTGCGCAAGCTGCAGAACACGGCGCGGCAGCTGGAGGACGCGCTGTCGCAGGGCATGAGCAAGCTGCAGCAGACGCTGGTCGACACCCTCATGACCGTCGACGTCTCCCCGGACGGCGCCGGGGGCGGATACGCGGGGCAGCAGATGGCCTGCGCCGTGGGCAAGCTCGCCGACCTCGTCGACTTCGTGGACAAG GCGGACCACCTCCGGCAGCAGACGTTGCGGAACATGCACAAGATCCTGACGCCGCGGCAGGCAGCGCGCGGCCTGCTCGCGCTCGCGGACTACGGTCAGCGCCTGCGCGCGCTCAGCTCGCTCTGGGCGGCGCGCCCCAGGGAGCCCGCATAG
- the LOC100192658 gene encoding transcription factor TGAL6 isoform X2, with protein MELYPGYLQDHFNIHKLSRLQPLPTSGAPARYVTSGPVGAMGIYERQRHLVPTGVWGEPFRLDADAVAMPLPLAAFPSVTVATPAPLDVVEPEAEEIKLGKRLVLPLGLQAQQDDVPRMQEAPPSSDSFSHDDDDARPRDKRRLAQNREAARKSRLRKKAYIRNLETSRVKLAQLEQELIMARRQQHGAYGVGGGVAPPAAPVDPRVAAFELEYAHWVEEQSRQATELRAALQSHAPDVQLRVLVDAALAHYGALFQAKARAARSDAFFVLSGVWRSPAERFFLWIAGFRPSDLLKVLEPQLSPLMDHQASEVRKLQNTARQLEDALSQGMSKLQQTLVDTLMTVDVSPDGAGGGYAGQQMACAVGKLADLVDFVDKVMTSRSQPLSSKRNQNLWHIGTLNRLLALTDRRRRCWHRRTTSGSRRCGTCTRS; from the exons ATGGAGCTTTACCCTGGATATCTTCAAGACCATTTCAACATCCACAAACTCAG TCGTCTGCAGCCGCTGCCGACGAGCGGCGCGCCCGCCCGCTACGTGACATCGGGTCCCGTCGGGGCCATGGGGATCTACGAGCGGCAGCGCCACCTGGTGCCCACCGGCGTGTGGGGGGAACCGTTCCGGCTCGACGCCGACGCCGTGGCCATGCCCCTGCCCCTGGCCGCGTTCccctcggtcaccgtggccacgCCGGCGCCGCTCGACGTCGTCGAGCCGGAAGCAGAGGAGATCAAGCTCGGCAAACGACTGGTACTTCCGCTTGGT TtgcaggcgcagcaggacgacgtgcCGCGGATGCAAGAAGCGCCGCCGTCGTCGGATAGCTTCAGCCACGACGATGACGACGCTAGGCCGAGAGACAAG AGACGGCTCGCGCAGAACAGAGAGGCAGCTCGGAAGAGCCGGCTACGGAAGAAG GCGTACATACGGAACCTCGAGACGAGCCGCGTGAAGCTGGCGCAGCTGGAGCAGGAGCTCATAATGGCCAGGCGCCAGCAG CACGGCGCGTACGGCGTGGGAGGAGGAGTCGCACCGCCGGCGGCGCCCGTGGACCCGCGCGTCGCTGCGTTCGAGCTGGAGTACGCGCACTGGGTGGAGGAGCAGAGCAGGCAGGCGACGGAGCTGCGGGCGGCGCTGCAGTCGCACGCGCCGGACGTCCAGCTGCGGGTCCTCGTCGACGCCGCGCTGGCGCACTACGGCGCGCTGTTCCAGGCCAAGGCGAGGGCAGCCCGGTCCGACGCCTTCTTCGTGCTGTCCGGCGTGTGGCGGTCCCCCGCGGAGCGCTTCTTCCTCTGGATCGCCGGCTTCCGCCCCTCCGACCTGCTCAAGGTGCTGGAGCCGCAGCTGAGCCCGCTCATGGACCACCAGGCGTCCGAGGTGCGCAAGCTGCAGAACACGGCGCGGCAGCTGGAGGACGCGCTGTCGCAGGGCATGAGCAAGCTGCAGCAGACGCTGGTCGACACCCTCATGACCGTCGACGTCTCCCCGGACGGCGCCGGGGGCGGATACGCGGGGCAGCAGATGGCCTGCGCCGTGGGCAAGCTCGCCGACCTCGTCGACTTCGTGGACAAGGTGATGACTAGCCGTAGCCAGCCATTGAGCAGCAAGCGAAACCAAAATCTTTGGCATATTGGCACGCTCAATCGACTTCTTGCTCTGACCGACCGACGTCGACGTTGTTGGCACAGGCGGACCACCTCCGGCAGCAGACGTTGCGGAACATGCACAAGATCCTGA
- the LOC100192658 gene encoding transcription factor TGAL6 isoform X3, protein MELYPGYLQDHFNIHKLSRLQPLPTSGAPARYVTSGPVGAMGIYERQRHLVPTGVWGEPFRLDADAVAMPLPLAAFPSVTVATPAPLDVVEPEAEEIKLGKRLVLPLGLQAQQDDVPRMQEAPPSSDSFSHDDDDARPRDKVQRRLAQNREAARKSRLRKKAYIRNLETSRVKLAQLEQELIMARRQQHGAYGVGGGVAPPAAPVDPRVAAFELEYAHWVEEQSRQATELRAALQSHAPDVQLRVLVDAALAHYGALFQAKARAARSDAFFVLSGVWRSPAERFFLWIAGFRPSDLLKVLEPQLSPLMDHQASEVRKLQNTARQLEDALSQGMSKLQQTLVDTLMTVDVSPDGAGGGYAGQQMACAVGKLADLVDFVDKADHLRQQTLRNMHKILTPRQAARGLLALADYGQRLRALSSLWAARPREPA, encoded by the exons ATGGAGCTTTACCCTGGATATCTTCAAGACCATTTCAACATCCACAAACTCAG TCGTCTGCAGCCGCTGCCGACGAGCGGCGCGCCCGCCCGCTACGTGACATCGGGTCCCGTCGGGGCCATGGGGATCTACGAGCGGCAGCGCCACCTGGTGCCCACCGGCGTGTGGGGGGAACCGTTCCGGCTCGACGCCGACGCCGTGGCCATGCCCCTGCCCCTGGCCGCGTTCccctcggtcaccgtggccacgCCGGCGCCGCTCGACGTCGTCGAGCCGGAAGCAGAGGAGATCAAGCTCGGCAAACGACTGGTACTTCCGCTTGGT TtgcaggcgcagcaggacgacgtgcCGCGGATGCAAGAAGCGCCGCCGTCGTCGGATAGCTTCAGCCACGACGATGACGACGCTAGGCCGAGAGACAAG GTTCAGAGACGGCTCGCGCAGAACAGAGAGGCAGCTCGGAAGAGCCGGCTACGGAAGAAG GCGTACATACGGAACCTCGAGACGAGCCGCGTGAAGCTGGCGCAGCTGGAGCAGGAGCTCATAATGGCCAGGCGCCAGCAG CACGGCGCGTACGGCGTGGGAGGAGGAGTCGCACCGCCGGCGGCGCCCGTGGACCCGCGCGTCGCTGCGTTCGAGCTGGAGTACGCGCACTGGGTGGAGGAGCAGAGCAGGCAGGCGACGGAGCTGCGGGCGGCGCTGCAGTCGCACGCGCCGGACGTCCAGCTGCGGGTCCTCGTCGACGCCGCGCTGGCGCACTACGGCGCGCTGTTCCAGGCCAAGGCGAGGGCAGCCCGGTCCGACGCCTTCTTCGTGCTGTCCGGCGTGTGGCGGTCCCCCGCGGAGCGCTTCTTCCTCTGGATCGCCGGCTTCCGCCCCTCCGACCTGCTCAAGGTGCTGGAGCCGCAGCTGAGCCCGCTCATGGACCACCAGGCGTCCGAGGTGCGCAAGCTGCAGAACACGGCGCGGCAGCTGGAGGACGCGCTGTCGCAGGGCATGAGCAAGCTGCAGCAGACGCTGGTCGACACCCTCATGACCGTCGACGTCTCCCCGGACGGCGCCGGGGGCGGATACGCGGGGCAGCAGATGGCCTGCGCCGTGGGCAAGCTCGCCGACCTCGTCGACTTCGTGGACAAG GCGGACCACCTCCGGCAGCAGACGTTGCGGAACATGCACAAGATCCTGACGCCGCGGCAGGCAGCGCGCGGCCTGCTCGCGCTCGCGGACTACGGTCAGCGCCTGCGCGCGCTCAGCTCGCTCTGGGCGGCGCGCCCCAGGGAGCCCGCATAG
- the LOC100192658 gene encoding transcription factor TGAL6 isoform X1 has product MELYPGYLQDHFNIHKLSRLQPLPTSGAPARYVTSGPVGAMGIYERQRHLVPTGVWGEPFRLDADAVAMPLPLAAFPSVTVATPAPLDVVEPEAEEIKLGKRLVLPLGLQAQQDDVPRMQEAPPSSDSFSHDDDDARPRDKVQRRLAQNREAARKSRLRKKAYIRNLETSRVKLAQLEQELIMARRQQHGAYGVGGGVAPPAAPVDPRVAAFELEYAHWVEEQSRQATELRAALQSHAPDVQLRVLVDAALAHYGALFQAKARAARSDAFFVLSGVWRSPAERFFLWIAGFRPSDLLKVLEPQLSPLMDHQASEVRKLQNTARQLEDALSQGMSKLQQTLVDTLMTVDVSPDGAGGGYAGQQMACAVGKLADLVDFVDKVMTSRSQPLSSKRNQNLWHIGTLNRLLALTDRRRRCWHRRTTSGSRRCGTCTRS; this is encoded by the exons ATGGAGCTTTACCCTGGATATCTTCAAGACCATTTCAACATCCACAAACTCAG TCGTCTGCAGCCGCTGCCGACGAGCGGCGCGCCCGCCCGCTACGTGACATCGGGTCCCGTCGGGGCCATGGGGATCTACGAGCGGCAGCGCCACCTGGTGCCCACCGGCGTGTGGGGGGAACCGTTCCGGCTCGACGCCGACGCCGTGGCCATGCCCCTGCCCCTGGCCGCGTTCccctcggtcaccgtggccacgCCGGCGCCGCTCGACGTCGTCGAGCCGGAAGCAGAGGAGATCAAGCTCGGCAAACGACTGGTACTTCCGCTTGGT TtgcaggcgcagcaggacgacgtgcCGCGGATGCAAGAAGCGCCGCCGTCGTCGGATAGCTTCAGCCACGACGATGACGACGCTAGGCCGAGAGACAAG GTTCAGAGACGGCTCGCGCAGAACAGAGAGGCAGCTCGGAAGAGCCGGCTACGGAAGAAG GCGTACATACGGAACCTCGAGACGAGCCGCGTGAAGCTGGCGCAGCTGGAGCAGGAGCTCATAATGGCCAGGCGCCAGCAG CACGGCGCGTACGGCGTGGGAGGAGGAGTCGCACCGCCGGCGGCGCCCGTGGACCCGCGCGTCGCTGCGTTCGAGCTGGAGTACGCGCACTGGGTGGAGGAGCAGAGCAGGCAGGCGACGGAGCTGCGGGCGGCGCTGCAGTCGCACGCGCCGGACGTCCAGCTGCGGGTCCTCGTCGACGCCGCGCTGGCGCACTACGGCGCGCTGTTCCAGGCCAAGGCGAGGGCAGCCCGGTCCGACGCCTTCTTCGTGCTGTCCGGCGTGTGGCGGTCCCCCGCGGAGCGCTTCTTCCTCTGGATCGCCGGCTTCCGCCCCTCCGACCTGCTCAAGGTGCTGGAGCCGCAGCTGAGCCCGCTCATGGACCACCAGGCGTCCGAGGTGCGCAAGCTGCAGAACACGGCGCGGCAGCTGGAGGACGCGCTGTCGCAGGGCATGAGCAAGCTGCAGCAGACGCTGGTCGACACCCTCATGACCGTCGACGTCTCCCCGGACGGCGCCGGGGGCGGATACGCGGGGCAGCAGATGGCCTGCGCCGTGGGCAAGCTCGCCGACCTCGTCGACTTCGTGGACAAGGTGATGACTAGCCGTAGCCAGCCATTGAGCAGCAAGCGAAACCAAAATCTTTGGCATATTGGCACGCTCAATCGACTTCTTGCTCTGACCGACCGACGTCGACGTTGTTGGCACAGGCGGACCACCTCCGGCAGCAGACGTTGCGGAACATGCACAAGATCCTGA
- the LOC100192658 gene encoding transcription factor TGAL6 isoform X7: MELYPGYLQDHFNIHKLSRLQPLPTSGAPARYVTSGPVGAMGIYERQRHLVPTGVWGEPFRLDADAVAMPLPLAAFPSVTVATPAPLDVVEPEAEEIKLGKRLLQAQQDDVPRMQEAPPSSDSFSHDDDDARPRDKRRLAQNREAARKSRLRKKAYIRNLETSRVKLAQLEQELIMARRQQHGAYGVGGGVAPPAAPVDPRVAAFELEYAHWVEEQSRQATELRAALQSHAPDVQLRVLVDAALAHYGALFQAKARAARSDAFFVLSGVWRSPAERFFLWIAGFRPSDLLKVLEPQLSPLMDHQASEVRKLQNTARQLEDALSQGMSKLQQTLVDTLMTVDVSPDGAGGGYAGQQMACAVGKLADLVDFVDKADHLRQQTLRNMHKILTPRQAARGLLALADYGQRLRALSSLWAARPREPA, encoded by the exons ATGGAGCTTTACCCTGGATATCTTCAAGACCATTTCAACATCCACAAACTCAG TCGTCTGCAGCCGCTGCCGACGAGCGGCGCGCCCGCCCGCTACGTGACATCGGGTCCCGTCGGGGCCATGGGGATCTACGAGCGGCAGCGCCACCTGGTGCCCACCGGCGTGTGGGGGGAACCGTTCCGGCTCGACGCCGACGCCGTGGCCATGCCCCTGCCCCTGGCCGCGTTCccctcggtcaccgtggccacgCCGGCGCCGCTCGACGTCGTCGAGCCGGAAGCAGAGGAGATCAAGCTCGGCAAACGACTG TtgcaggcgcagcaggacgacgtgcCGCGGATGCAAGAAGCGCCGCCGTCGTCGGATAGCTTCAGCCACGACGATGACGACGCTAGGCCGAGAGACAAG AGACGGCTCGCGCAGAACAGAGAGGCAGCTCGGAAGAGCCGGCTACGGAAGAAG GCGTACATACGGAACCTCGAGACGAGCCGCGTGAAGCTGGCGCAGCTGGAGCAGGAGCTCATAATGGCCAGGCGCCAGCAG CACGGCGCGTACGGCGTGGGAGGAGGAGTCGCACCGCCGGCGGCGCCCGTGGACCCGCGCGTCGCTGCGTTCGAGCTGGAGTACGCGCACTGGGTGGAGGAGCAGAGCAGGCAGGCGACGGAGCTGCGGGCGGCGCTGCAGTCGCACGCGCCGGACGTCCAGCTGCGGGTCCTCGTCGACGCCGCGCTGGCGCACTACGGCGCGCTGTTCCAGGCCAAGGCGAGGGCAGCCCGGTCCGACGCCTTCTTCGTGCTGTCCGGCGTGTGGCGGTCCCCCGCGGAGCGCTTCTTCCTCTGGATCGCCGGCTTCCGCCCCTCCGACCTGCTCAAGGTGCTGGAGCCGCAGCTGAGCCCGCTCATGGACCACCAGGCGTCCGAGGTGCGCAAGCTGCAGAACACGGCGCGGCAGCTGGAGGACGCGCTGTCGCAGGGCATGAGCAAGCTGCAGCAGACGCTGGTCGACACCCTCATGACCGTCGACGTCTCCCCGGACGGCGCCGGGGGCGGATACGCGGGGCAGCAGATGGCCTGCGCCGTGGGCAAGCTCGCCGACCTCGTCGACTTCGTGGACAAG GCGGACCACCTCCGGCAGCAGACGTTGCGGAACATGCACAAGATCCTGACGCCGCGGCAGGCAGCGCGCGGCCTGCTCGCGCTCGCGGACTACGGTCAGCGCCTGCGCGCGCTCAGCTCGCTCTGGGCGGCGCGCCCCAGGGAGCCCGCATAG
- the LOC100192658 gene encoding Transcription factor TGAL6: MELYPGYLQDHFNIHKLSRLQPLPTSGAPARYVTSGPVGAMGIYERQRHLVPTGVWGEPFRLDADAVAMPLPLAAFPSVTVATPAPLDVVEPEAEEIKLGKRLLQAQQDDVPRMQEAPPSSDSFSHDDDDARPRDKVQRRLAQNREAARKSRLRKKAYIRNLETSRVKLAQLEQELIMARRQQHGAYGVGGGVAPPAAPVDPRVAAFELEYAHWVEEQSRQATELRAALQSHAPDVQLRVLVDAALAHYGALFQAKARAARSDAFFVLSGVWRSPAERFFLWIAGFRPSDLLKVLEPQLSPLMDHQASEVRKLQNTARQLEDALSQGMSKLQQTLVDTLMTVDVSPDGAGGGYAGQQMACAVGKLADLVDFVDKADHLRQQTLRNMHKILTPRQAARGLLALADYGQRLRALSSLWAARPREPA; encoded by the exons ATGGAGCTTTACCCTGGATATCTTCAAGACCATTTCAACATCCACAAACTCAG TCGTCTGCAGCCGCTGCCGACGAGCGGCGCGCCCGCCCGCTACGTGACATCGGGTCCCGTCGGGGCCATGGGGATCTACGAGCGGCAGCGCCACCTGGTGCCCACCGGCGTGTGGGGGGAACCGTTCCGGCTCGACGCCGACGCCGTGGCCATGCCCCTGCCCCTGGCCGCGTTCccctcggtcaccgtggccacgCCGGCGCCGCTCGACGTCGTCGAGCCGGAAGCAGAGGAGATCAAGCTCGGCAAACGACTG TtgcaggcgcagcaggacgacgtgcCGCGGATGCAAGAAGCGCCGCCGTCGTCGGATAGCTTCAGCCACGACGATGACGACGCTAGGCCGAGAGACAAG GTTCAGAGACGGCTCGCGCAGAACAGAGAGGCAGCTCGGAAGAGCCGGCTACGGAAGAAG GCGTACATACGGAACCTCGAGACGAGCCGCGTGAAGCTGGCGCAGCTGGAGCAGGAGCTCATAATGGCCAGGCGCCAGCAG CACGGCGCGTACGGCGTGGGAGGAGGAGTCGCACCGCCGGCGGCGCCCGTGGACCCGCGCGTCGCTGCGTTCGAGCTGGAGTACGCGCACTGGGTGGAGGAGCAGAGCAGGCAGGCGACGGAGCTGCGGGCGGCGCTGCAGTCGCACGCGCCGGACGTCCAGCTGCGGGTCCTCGTCGACGCCGCGCTGGCGCACTACGGCGCGCTGTTCCAGGCCAAGGCGAGGGCAGCCCGGTCCGACGCCTTCTTCGTGCTGTCCGGCGTGTGGCGGTCCCCCGCGGAGCGCTTCTTCCTCTGGATCGCCGGCTTCCGCCCCTCCGACCTGCTCAAGGTGCTGGAGCCGCAGCTGAGCCCGCTCATGGACCACCAGGCGTCCGAGGTGCGCAAGCTGCAGAACACGGCGCGGCAGCTGGAGGACGCGCTGTCGCAGGGCATGAGCAAGCTGCAGCAGACGCTGGTCGACACCCTCATGACCGTCGACGTCTCCCCGGACGGCGCCGGGGGCGGATACGCGGGGCAGCAGATGGCCTGCGCCGTGGGCAAGCTCGCCGACCTCGTCGACTTCGTGGACAAG GCGGACCACCTCCGGCAGCAGACGTTGCGGAACATGCACAAGATCCTGACGCCGCGGCAGGCAGCGCGCGGCCTGCTCGCGCTCGCGGACTACGGTCAGCGCCTGCGCGCGCTCAGCTCGCTCTGGGCGGCGCGCCCCAGGGAGCCCGCATAG
- the LOC100192658 gene encoding transcription factor TGAL6 isoform X6, with translation MELYPGYLQDHFNIHKLSRLQPLPTSGAPARYVTSGPVGAMGIYERQRHLVPTGVWGEPFRLDADAVAMPLPLAAFPSVTVATPAPLDVVEPEAEEIKLGKRLLQAQQDDVPRMQEAPPSSDSFSHDDDDARPRDKRRLAQNREAARKSRLRKKAYIRNLETSRVKLAQLEQELIMARRQQHGAYGVGGGVAPPAAPVDPRVAAFELEYAHWVEEQSRQATELRAALQSHAPDVQLRVLVDAALAHYGALFQAKARAARSDAFFVLSGVWRSPAERFFLWIAGFRPSDLLKVLEPQLSPLMDHQASEVRKLQNTARQLEDALSQGMSKLQQTLVDTLMTVDVSPDGAGGGYAGQQMACAVGKLADLVDFVDKVMTSRSQPLSSKRNQNLWHIGTLNRLLALTDRRRRCWHRRTTSGSRRCGTCTRS, from the exons ATGGAGCTTTACCCTGGATATCTTCAAGACCATTTCAACATCCACAAACTCAG TCGTCTGCAGCCGCTGCCGACGAGCGGCGCGCCCGCCCGCTACGTGACATCGGGTCCCGTCGGGGCCATGGGGATCTACGAGCGGCAGCGCCACCTGGTGCCCACCGGCGTGTGGGGGGAACCGTTCCGGCTCGACGCCGACGCCGTGGCCATGCCCCTGCCCCTGGCCGCGTTCccctcggtcaccgtggccacgCCGGCGCCGCTCGACGTCGTCGAGCCGGAAGCAGAGGAGATCAAGCTCGGCAAACGACTG TtgcaggcgcagcaggacgacgtgcCGCGGATGCAAGAAGCGCCGCCGTCGTCGGATAGCTTCAGCCACGACGATGACGACGCTAGGCCGAGAGACAAG AGACGGCTCGCGCAGAACAGAGAGGCAGCTCGGAAGAGCCGGCTACGGAAGAAG GCGTACATACGGAACCTCGAGACGAGCCGCGTGAAGCTGGCGCAGCTGGAGCAGGAGCTCATAATGGCCAGGCGCCAGCAG CACGGCGCGTACGGCGTGGGAGGAGGAGTCGCACCGCCGGCGGCGCCCGTGGACCCGCGCGTCGCTGCGTTCGAGCTGGAGTACGCGCACTGGGTGGAGGAGCAGAGCAGGCAGGCGACGGAGCTGCGGGCGGCGCTGCAGTCGCACGCGCCGGACGTCCAGCTGCGGGTCCTCGTCGACGCCGCGCTGGCGCACTACGGCGCGCTGTTCCAGGCCAAGGCGAGGGCAGCCCGGTCCGACGCCTTCTTCGTGCTGTCCGGCGTGTGGCGGTCCCCCGCGGAGCGCTTCTTCCTCTGGATCGCCGGCTTCCGCCCCTCCGACCTGCTCAAGGTGCTGGAGCCGCAGCTGAGCCCGCTCATGGACCACCAGGCGTCCGAGGTGCGCAAGCTGCAGAACACGGCGCGGCAGCTGGAGGACGCGCTGTCGCAGGGCATGAGCAAGCTGCAGCAGACGCTGGTCGACACCCTCATGACCGTCGACGTCTCCCCGGACGGCGCCGGGGGCGGATACGCGGGGCAGCAGATGGCCTGCGCCGTGGGCAAGCTCGCCGACCTCGTCGACTTCGTGGACAAGGTGATGACTAGCCGTAGCCAGCCATTGAGCAGCAAGCGAAACCAAAATCTTTGGCATATTGGCACGCTCAATCGACTTCTTGCTCTGACCGACCGACGTCGACGTTGTTGGCACAGGCGGACCACCTCCGGCAGCAGACGTTGCGGAACATGCACAAGATCCTGA
- the LOC100192658 gene encoding transcription factor TGAL6 isoform X4: MELYPGYLQDHFNIHKLSRLQPLPTSGAPARYVTSGPVGAMGIYERQRHLVPTGVWGEPFRLDADAVAMPLPLAAFPSVTVATPAPLDVVEPEAEEIKLGKRLLQAQQDDVPRMQEAPPSSDSFSHDDDDARPRDKVQRRLAQNREAARKSRLRKKAYIRNLETSRVKLAQLEQELIMARRQQHGAYGVGGGVAPPAAPVDPRVAAFELEYAHWVEEQSRQATELRAALQSHAPDVQLRVLVDAALAHYGALFQAKARAARSDAFFVLSGVWRSPAERFFLWIAGFRPSDLLKVLEPQLSPLMDHQASEVRKLQNTARQLEDALSQGMSKLQQTLVDTLMTVDVSPDGAGGGYAGQQMACAVGKLADLVDFVDKVMTSRSQPLSSKRNQNLWHIGTLNRLLALTDRRRRCWHRRTTSGSRRCGTCTRS; this comes from the exons ATGGAGCTTTACCCTGGATATCTTCAAGACCATTTCAACATCCACAAACTCAG TCGTCTGCAGCCGCTGCCGACGAGCGGCGCGCCCGCCCGCTACGTGACATCGGGTCCCGTCGGGGCCATGGGGATCTACGAGCGGCAGCGCCACCTGGTGCCCACCGGCGTGTGGGGGGAACCGTTCCGGCTCGACGCCGACGCCGTGGCCATGCCCCTGCCCCTGGCCGCGTTCccctcggtcaccgtggccacgCCGGCGCCGCTCGACGTCGTCGAGCCGGAAGCAGAGGAGATCAAGCTCGGCAAACGACTG TtgcaggcgcagcaggacgacgtgcCGCGGATGCAAGAAGCGCCGCCGTCGTCGGATAGCTTCAGCCACGACGATGACGACGCTAGGCCGAGAGACAAG GTTCAGAGACGGCTCGCGCAGAACAGAGAGGCAGCTCGGAAGAGCCGGCTACGGAAGAAG GCGTACATACGGAACCTCGAGACGAGCCGCGTGAAGCTGGCGCAGCTGGAGCAGGAGCTCATAATGGCCAGGCGCCAGCAG CACGGCGCGTACGGCGTGGGAGGAGGAGTCGCACCGCCGGCGGCGCCCGTGGACCCGCGCGTCGCTGCGTTCGAGCTGGAGTACGCGCACTGGGTGGAGGAGCAGAGCAGGCAGGCGACGGAGCTGCGGGCGGCGCTGCAGTCGCACGCGCCGGACGTCCAGCTGCGGGTCCTCGTCGACGCCGCGCTGGCGCACTACGGCGCGCTGTTCCAGGCCAAGGCGAGGGCAGCCCGGTCCGACGCCTTCTTCGTGCTGTCCGGCGTGTGGCGGTCCCCCGCGGAGCGCTTCTTCCTCTGGATCGCCGGCTTCCGCCCCTCCGACCTGCTCAAGGTGCTGGAGCCGCAGCTGAGCCCGCTCATGGACCACCAGGCGTCCGAGGTGCGCAAGCTGCAGAACACGGCGCGGCAGCTGGAGGACGCGCTGTCGCAGGGCATGAGCAAGCTGCAGCAGACGCTGGTCGACACCCTCATGACCGTCGACGTCTCCCCGGACGGCGCCGGGGGCGGATACGCGGGGCAGCAGATGGCCTGCGCCGTGGGCAAGCTCGCCGACCTCGTCGACTTCGTGGACAAGGTGATGACTAGCCGTAGCCAGCCATTGAGCAGCAAGCGAAACCAAAATCTTTGGCATATTGGCACGCTCAATCGACTTCTTGCTCTGACCGACCGACGTCGACGTTGTTGGCACAGGCGGACCACCTCCGGCAGCAGACGTTGCGGAACATGCACAAGATCCTGA